One window from the genome of Choloepus didactylus isolate mChoDid1 chromosome 2, mChoDid1.pri, whole genome shotgun sequence encodes:
- the C2H1orf216 gene encoding UPF0500 protein C1orf216 homolog, with amino-acid sequence MFAIQLGLAEGGQFLGSPPPGVCQPNFQPDSNSNFMASVKDANENWHGLPGKVESILMGSSPALSSDKEDFQAPGLPEEEVRSPPEGAEIPRAQLEKMSGASTVCSPLEDNSYASSSLSINSPSSSPEPACGTPRGPGPPDPLLPSVAHAVQQLQAQERYKEREKEKHHVHLVMYRRLALLQWIRGLRHQLVDQQARLQESFDTILDNRKELIRCLQQGAAPSRPQDQS; translated from the coding sequence ATGTTCGCCATTCAGCTGGGGCTAGCTGAGGGGGGCCAGTTCCTGGGGAGCCCACCTCCTGGGGTATGTCAGCCCAACTTCCAACCAGACAGCAATTCCAACTTCATGGCAAGTGTCAAGGATGCCAATGAAAACTGGCATGGGCTGCCAGGCAAAGTGGAATCCATCCTGATGGGGAGTTCCCCTGCGTTGTCCTCTGACAAGGAGGACTTCCAGGCCCCTGGACTCCCCGAGGAGGAGGTCCGCAGCCCTCCAGAGGGGGCAGAGATCCCCAGGGCTCAGCTTGAGAAGATGAGCGGTGCCAGCACAGTCTGCTCCCCACTGGAGGACAACAGCTATGCCAGCAGCTCCCTAAGTATCAACAGTCCCAGCAGCAGCCCTGAGCCGGCCTGTGGAACTCCTCGAGGCCCTGGCCCTCCAGATCCTCTTCTGCCCTCGGTGGCCCATGCAGTGCAGCAGCTGCAGGCCCAGGAGCGCTACAAAGAGCGGGAGAAGGAGAAGCACCATGTGCATTTGGTGATGTACCGTCGCCTGGCCCTGCTCCAATGGATCCGTGGCCTGCGGCACCAACTGGTTGACCAGCAGGCCCGTCTGCAGGAGAGCTTTGACACCATCCTGGACAACCGAAAAGAGCTTATCCGTTGTCTCCAGCAGGGGGCAGCACCATCCCGACCCCAAGACCAGAGCTAA